The following proteins are encoded in a genomic region of Cytophagia bacterium CHB2:
- the tssH gene encoding type VI secretion system ATPase TssH, with protein sequence MQSKDLRSLLLKLNNYLVRTLDTATGMGIKRNHYEITIEHLLVALLEDGQGDVPLILRHYGIEAGRVHQACTDNLDDMQTGNPGKPKLSPLLTELLEQAWITSSVHHKETKIRSGALFEVFIASELVISSGLMELFNAIKQEELRSEFYKIVSGSVEDSGAAVEELPVEQAREIPPGGSVLDLYTNNLTAQAKAGKIDPILGRDDEIIQMIEILSRRKKSNPILLGEPGVGKTALVEGLALKIAANEVPEVLKDVQVHALDLGALQAGTSMRGEFEKRMKAVITAVTQSVQPIILFIDEAHTLIGAGAAAGGGDAANLLKPALARGEFRAIAATTYLEYNKYFAKDAALERRFQPIHVAEPEDDMAMVMLRGIKTKYEAYHGIHITDEAIAAAVKLSRRFIAGRQLPDKAVDLLDTSATRVKMSLTSKPPSLDLEISRLKSINLEIETLQKDSDLSIGDHAARLQELQTGKEKLEAEIKAKEERWSRECELTKQLMELRKKKFSEEGKKAGAALDTQLENLKNQIAGLQGDKPQVFADVTGQTVAEVIEAWTGIPAGNMNRDEMTTLLNLENELRKRVVGQDHAIKQIADVIRGAKVGLKKEEGPIGVFLLVGPSGVGKTELSRAVAEALFGEERFMVTLNMTEYQNEYNTSRLIGADPGLVGYGEGGALSEPVRRRPYCVVLLDEVEKANPAVKDLFMQVFDRGMLQDADRRNINFSNTIIFMTSNLASEILFEKYHEGLTDPEALLDELRPHLNRYFRPEFLGRVKPIVFLPLAAEVMRQIVQMKLRRVAKRLQDNQKLAVEFDEKVIDEIVALCTRAETGARNVDAIVDRTLAPDISSRLLGFMAEGKSPTKLKVGIDEERELQYKFE encoded by the coding sequence GCGACGTGCCGCTGATTCTGCGGCATTACGGTATCGAGGCCGGGCGTGTGCATCAGGCTTGCACGGATAATCTTGATGACATGCAGACCGGCAATCCCGGCAAGCCCAAGCTCTCGCCGTTGCTCACGGAACTGCTCGAACAGGCGTGGATCACGAGTTCGGTACATCACAAAGAAACCAAGATTCGCTCGGGCGCGCTGTTCGAGGTGTTCATCGCTTCGGAATTGGTGATCAGCAGCGGCTTGATGGAGCTGTTCAACGCCATTAAGCAGGAGGAGCTGCGTAGCGAGTTCTATAAAATCGTGTCCGGTTCGGTGGAAGATTCTGGCGCCGCCGTGGAGGAACTGCCAGTTGAGCAGGCGAGGGAAATTCCGCCGGGCGGCTCGGTGCTCGATCTTTATACCAACAATCTCACCGCGCAAGCCAAAGCCGGCAAGATCGATCCGATCCTGGGCCGTGACGATGAAATTATCCAGATGATCGAAATTCTCAGCCGCCGTAAGAAATCGAATCCCATTTTGCTCGGTGAGCCGGGTGTCGGGAAAACCGCGCTGGTCGAAGGCCTGGCCTTGAAAATCGCGGCGAATGAAGTGCCTGAGGTGTTGAAAGATGTACAGGTTCATGCGCTCGATCTTGGCGCGCTGCAAGCCGGTACTTCCATGCGGGGTGAATTTGAGAAGCGCATGAAAGCCGTGATTACAGCCGTCACTCAATCCGTGCAGCCGATTATTTTATTTATTGATGAAGCGCATACGCTCATCGGTGCGGGCGCGGCGGCTGGCGGCGGTGATGCCGCCAATTTGCTGAAACCGGCGCTGGCGCGCGGCGAGTTTCGCGCAATTGCTGCCACAACATATTTGGAATACAACAAATATTTTGCCAAAGATGCGGCGCTCGAGCGGCGCTTTCAACCGATTCATGTCGCTGAGCCGGAAGACGACATGGCTATGGTCATGCTGCGCGGCATCAAAACGAAATACGAAGCCTATCACGGCATTCACATCACCGACGAAGCGATTGCAGCGGCCGTCAAGCTTTCGCGCCGTTTTATTGCCGGCCGGCAATTGCCGGACAAGGCCGTGGATTTGCTCGATACTTCCGCGACGCGCGTGAAGATGTCGCTCACCAGCAAGCCGCCGAGCCTCGATCTGGAAATCAGCAGGCTGAAATCGATCAACCTGGAAATTGAGACGTTGCAGAAAGACAGTGATTTGAGCATCGGCGATCACGCAGCAAGATTGCAAGAATTGCAAACCGGCAAAGAAAAACTCGAGGCGGAAATCAAAGCCAAAGAAGAGCGCTGGAGCCGGGAATGCGAACTGACAAAGCAGTTGATGGAATTGCGTAAAAAGAAATTTTCCGAAGAAGGCAAAAAAGCAGGCGCTGCGCTCGATACGCAACTCGAGAATTTGAAAAATCAAATCGCTGGATTGCAGGGCGACAAACCGCAAGTCTTTGCCGATGTCACCGGGCAAACGGTTGCAGAAGTGATCGAAGCCTGGACCGGCATTCCCGCGGGCAACATGAATCGCGATGAGATGACGACGCTGCTCAATCTCGAAAACGAGCTGCGCAAGCGTGTCGTCGGGCAGGATCACGCCATCAAGCAAATTGCTGACGTCATTCGCGGTGCGAAAGTTGGTTTAAAGAAGGAAGAAGGCCCGATCGGCGTTTTTCTGCTCGTCGGCCCCAGCGGTGTAGGCAAAACCGAGTTGTCGCGCGCGGTGGCCGAAGCGCTGTTCGGCGAGGAACGCTTCATGGTCACGCTCAATATGACCGAGTATCAGAATGAGTACAATACCTCGCGTTTGATTGGCGCAGATCCCGGCCTGGTAGGCTATGGCGAAGGCGGTGCGCTCAGCGAACCCGTGCGGCGCCGGCCTTATTGCGTCGTCTTGCTGGATGAAGTCGAGAAAGCCAATCCGGCAGTGAAGGATTTGTTCATGCAGGTTTTCGATCGCGGCATGCTGCAAGACGCCGACCGGCGCAATATCAATTTTTCGAATACCATTATTTTCATGACGTCAAATCTTGCTTCCGAGATCTTGTTTGAAAAATACCATGAAGGCTTGACGGACCCCGAGGCATTGTTGGATGAGCTGCGGCCGCATCTCAATCGCTACTTTCGCCCGGAATTTCTAGGCCGGGTGAAGCCGATCGTCTTTCTCCCTCTTGCCGCAGAGGTAATGAGGCAAATCGTGCAAATGAAGCTGCGCCGCGTTGCCAAGCGTTTGCAGGACAATCAAAAGCTCGCCGTGGAATTCGATGAGAAAGTAATCGATGAAATCGTGGCGCTCTGTACCCGCGCGGAAACCGGCGCGCGCAACGTCGACGCCATTGTCGACCGCACCCTCGCGCCCGACATTTCCTCGCGCCTGCTCGGCTTTATGGCCGAAGGCAAATCGCCTACAAAGCTGAAAGTGGGGATTGATGAGGAGAGGGAGTTGCAGTATAAGTTTGAATAA